Proteins encoded together in one Carya illinoinensis cultivar Pawnee chromosome 3, C.illinoinensisPawnee_v1, whole genome shotgun sequence window:
- the LOC122304764 gene encoding uncharacterized protein LOC122304764: protein MEDNEDIRYEAKCSLEEECEEVIRRVLLKRPVVCESSMRMQSLLEDNKGFLLRWSKQTEVDKGKVLREKTELLKQLQEDEGNHNIEEIKKKKREGTHKEIGVVLDKEDLKWRKRAKMNWYHLGDRNTKFFYSCANQRRRKNNIKLLFDDQNKRLTSPEELEGAFKVFFEKLFTSSVPSSANIDECLKNMELCVKRGMNEILSKTFTKVEIEDARSQMAPLKSSGLDGFGALFNKRTLAYNWR, encoded by the coding sequence ATGGAGGACAATGAGGATATTAGATATGAAGCAAAATGTTCACTAGAGGAGGaatgtgaagaagtgattagaAGGGTCTTGCTGAAGAGACCAGTAGTGTGTGAATCATCAATGAGGATGCAGAGTTTGCTGGAAGATAACAAGGGATTCTTACTAAGATGGAGCAAACAAACTGAAGTTGACAAGGGGAAAGTTCTAAGAGAAAAGACAGAATTGTTAAAACAACTACAAGAGGATGAAGGGAACCATAATAtagaagagattaaaaaaaaaaaaagagaaggaactCATAAAGAGATTGGGGTTGTTCTTGACAAGGAAGATTTGAAGTGGAGGAAAAGAGCAAAAATGAATTGGTATCACCTaggagatagaaacacaaaattCTTCTATAGTTGTGCTAATCAAAGGAGGAGGAAGAACAATATAAAGCTATTATTTGATGATCAGAATAAAAGACTTACAAGTCCAGAAGAGTTGGAAGGAgcttttaaagtattttttgaaaagttgtTCACCTCCTCAGTGCCTAGTAGTGCTAATATTGATGAATGTCTGAAGAATATGGAATTGTGTGTGAAAAGGGGGATGAATGAAATCTTGTCTAAGACCTTCACCAAAGTAGAGATAGAGGATGCAAGAAGTCAGATGGCTCCTTTAAAATCATCTGGACTAGATGGCTTTGGAgccttatttaataaaagaacaCTAGCATATAATTGGAGATGA